The sequence below is a genomic window from Bosea sp. F3-2.
TCATTCTCGATTTCGCCACGAGCCGCATGGCCCATGGCAAGGCCCGCGTCGCCCTCAACAAGGGCGAGCAGGTGCCGCCCGGCTACATCATCGATGGCGAAGGCCGGCCGACCACCGATCCGGCCCATGTCTTCGCAAGCCCGGATCATCCGCTGGGAGCGCTGCTGCCCTTCGGCGACCACAAGGGTGCCGGCCTCTCGCTGATCGCCGAGCTGCTTTCGGCCGGGCTGATGGGCGCCGCCCGCATCGACGAGAAGCCGCAGAAGAGCTGGATCATCAACTCGCTCTTCGGCGTGATCATCGATCCCGCCCGGCTGGAGCCCAACGAGGAGCTGCGCAAGAGCCGCACCGAAAGCTATCTCGCCTTCGTGCGTGCGGCGAAGCCGCAGGATCCGGCCAATCCGGTGCTGGCGCCCGGCGACAAAGAGCGCAAGGTCCGGGCCGAGCGCGGCGCCACCGGCATTCCTCTCGACGACGAGACCTGGTCGCAGATCAAGGCCGCTGCGGCCCGCCACGGCATCGACGCCGAGAGCTACTGAGCCGCCATGTCCCCCCAGGCCTACAACGCCTTCTGCGCCTCGCTGCCGGCAACGAGCCATGTCGTGCAATGGGGCGGGGCCGATGTCTGGAAGGTCGGCGAGAAGGTCTTCGCCATCGCCCGGCAGCAGGAGGATGGCGAGATGGCCGTGAGCTTCAAATGCTCAGCCCTCGCCTTCGACATCCTGAGCGAGCAGCCGGGTCTCAGGCCCGCGCCCTATCTCGCTTCGCGCGGCATGAAGTGGATCCAGTGGCTCACCGACGAGAGCATGCCGGATGATGCCTTGCAGGACTATCTGCGCGAGAGCCACCGCCTCGTCGCCGCCGGGCTGACGAGGCGGGTGCGCGTCGAGCTCGGGCTCGGCTAGAGCGTTTTCCGATCAGGTTGGGTCACAGAAGCCGTCATTGCGAGGAGCGAAGCGACGAAGCAATCCAGGGGCGGCAGAACTCTACATCCCCCTGGATTGCTTCGCTGCGCTCGCAATGACGGGTCAGACTGATCGGAAAAGGCTCTAACCAGCACGCCGTCGCTGGAAACGAACTCGTCATTCCGAGCTTGATGATGGATTCCGGATCGGCGCCGCTATCGCGGCTTGTCCGGAATGACGTGGGCGCAAGGGTGGGCAGATTCTAAAGCAGCGCCTCGCCGCGGAACATCGGCGCGCAGGCACCGCCGACGCGGGAGCGGTAGCCATCCGCAGCCCGGCGCGAGGTGACATTCAGCAGGCTCGGCCGACCCATCTCGACGCCCTGGGTGATCGTATAGGCCGCCTCGTCGCCGCCATCGAGCGAGAGCAGCAAAGCGCCAAGCGTTGCGCTGGCGCTTCCGGTCGCGGGGTCTTCCCAGGTGCCGGCCAGCGGCGCAAACATCCGTGCGCGGATCGTGTTGCCGTCACGCGCATAAAGGAACAGCGAGAGCCGCCCTTGCAGCTCGGCATGCTGGTTTTCCAGCCTGCGGAACGCAGGGAGGTCCGGCGCCGCGCCAGCCAGCGCGCCTGAGGCGACCTGCGCCAGCACGAACTTGACGCCGAGCGAGGCCTGGACTGGTTTGTGCGCGGCCGTGACGATATCGCCAGGCTGTAGCCCGGCGCAGGCGGCGATGCCTTCCGCCGGCAATTCGATGTCGAGCGAGAGCGCCTGCGGTGCGGCGATGACGGCGCCCGTCACTGCGCCTGCCGCATTCCGCTCCACCGCGATCTCGACGAGGCCGGC
It includes:
- a CDS encoding malate/lactate/ureidoglycolate dehydrogenase, yielding MSHRLHRPESLRALVHDMVVKAGWTEAEARETADHLVLANLSGHDSHGVGMIPLYFQSLADGNLSPKSQPQARVDAAPFLIIDGAIALGQPNARNAVDRAVAMAKTGGVAIVNLLDSHHIGRIGHYAEVAAAAGLISFFWVNVAGRPPIVAPYAAKEARFGTNPHAIGIPVPGGEPLILDFATSRMAHGKARVALNKGEQVPPGYIIDGEGRPTTDPAHVFASPDHPLGALLPFGDHKGAGLSLIAELLSAGLMGAARIDEKPQKSWIINSLFGVIIDPARLEPNEELRKSRTESYLAFVRAAKPQDPANPVLAPGDKERKVRAERGATGIPLDDETWSQIKAAAARHGIDAESY
- a CDS encoding MmcQ/YjbR family DNA-binding protein, giving the protein MSPQAYNAFCASLPATSHVVQWGGADVWKVGEKVFAIARQQEDGEMAVSFKCSALAFDILSEQPGLRPAPYLASRGMKWIQWLTDESMPDDALQDYLRESHRLVAAGLTRRVRVELGLG
- a CDS encoding PhzF family phenazine biosynthesis protein, with translation MPSYPYETVDVFTDKPFGGNPLAVFTDARGLSDAQMQALAAEMNYSETTFVLPPDDPANDARVRIFHRTAEMPFAGHPNVGTACVLARHGRDRNGVLRFEQMAGLVEIAVERNAAGAVTGAVIAAPQALSLDIELPAEGIAACAGLQPGDIVTAAHKPVQASLGVKFVLAQVASGALAGAAPDLPAFRRLENQHAELQGRLSLFLYARDGNTIRARMFAPLAGTWEDPATGSASATLGALLLSLDGGDEAAYTITQGVEMGRPSLLNVTSRRAADGYRSRVGGACAPMFRGEALL